In a genomic window of Virgibacillus sp. SK37:
- a CDS encoding NAD(P)/FAD-dependent oxidoreductase, giving the protein MRKFDVIVIGTGPSGSRIAAGCSKQGLEVAAVDSRGYGGTCPLRGCIPKKVLTDAAEIVQQSEQLQGKGIERTSNIDWKDLMQFKRSFTEPVPEKQESDMQDAGVETFHGVATFVNDQEIKIGKETLFGKNIVVATGAKPMPLPIEGEELLTTSDEFLELGNLPPRILFIGGGYISFELAHVAAKAGSDVHILQRGEHPLKQFDQDMVQQLVEAMEEAGVSIHLNTEVKEIKQEGDQYQVVTKMNGKEEIMTGDMVVHGGGRIPELDDLKLEHGNVEYGKGGITVNKYLQSTTNSHIYAAGDAADTEGAPLTPVAGIEAKAVIENIVHGNQSEVDYTGVPSVVFTMPKVAKAGITEEEAKKMDYNIESKFTDMKDWFTYAHKNEARAAVKIITDKKTGQLLGAHMISSKADELINFFAMAIQLKLRTEDVKKLTLVFPTAVSDIPAML; this is encoded by the coding sequence ATGAGAAAGTTTGATGTGATAGTAATTGGTACAGGACCGAGCGGCTCAAGAATAGCAGCAGGATGCAGTAAACAGGGCTTAGAAGTAGCGGCTGTTGATTCTCGAGGTTATGGTGGTACATGCCCATTGAGAGGATGTATACCAAAGAAAGTATTGACTGATGCAGCAGAAATTGTCCAACAATCCGAACAGCTACAAGGAAAAGGTATAGAACGAACAAGTAATATCGACTGGAAGGATCTCATGCAATTTAAGCGTTCATTTACTGAACCTGTCCCTGAAAAACAGGAGTCTGACATGCAAGACGCAGGTGTGGAGACATTTCATGGAGTAGCAACATTTGTAAACGACCAAGAAATAAAAATTGGAAAAGAAACATTGTTTGGTAAAAATATCGTAGTTGCTACAGGTGCGAAACCTATGCCATTACCAATAGAAGGGGAGGAGCTCCTTACAACAAGTGATGAATTTTTAGAGTTGGGCAACTTACCTCCACGCATACTTTTTATAGGCGGTGGGTATATTTCTTTTGAGTTAGCCCATGTGGCTGCAAAAGCGGGTAGTGATGTGCATATTCTTCAACGTGGAGAACACCCACTAAAGCAATTTGACCAGGATATGGTGCAACAATTAGTAGAAGCAATGGAGGAAGCAGGTGTCTCTATACATTTGAATACCGAAGTAAAAGAAATTAAACAAGAGGGGGACCAATACCAGGTTGTCACTAAAATGAATGGCAAGGAAGAAATAATGACAGGAGATATGGTTGTGCATGGAGGTGGACGTATACCTGAATTGGATGATCTGAAGCTTGAACATGGAAACGTGGAATATGGCAAAGGCGGTATTACCGTGAATAAATATTTACAAAGCACAACTAATTCACACATATATGCTGCAGGGGATGCTGCTGATACAGAAGGGGCTCCCTTGACTCCAGTTGCAGGTATAGAGGCAAAAGCGGTGATTGAAAATATTGTTCATGGAAACCAAAGTGAAGTGGACTATACCGGGGTTCCTTCCGTAGTCTTTACCATGCCAAAGGTAGCGAAAGCAGGTATTACAGAGGAAGAAGCAAAGAAGATGGATTATAATATTGAATCCAAATTTACAGATATGAAAGACTGGTTTACCTATGCACATAAAAATGAAGCAAGAGCAGCTGTAAAAATTATTACAGATAAAAAAACCGGTCAATTGCTGGGAGCTCATATGATAAGCAGTAAGGCAGATGAGTTAATTAACTTTTTCGCAATGGCTATCCAGTTGAAGCTTCGTACAGAAGATGTCAAAAAGCTAACTCTAGTTTTCCCAACTGCAGTATCAGACATTCCAGCGATGCTATAA
- a CDS encoding spore coat protein, which translates to MRHHKRPHCGCPKQVVYPTKHNCVNNYSESEVDHIYPSHTTIMNHHTVKNKHIYPHSTSVQNTSNSVDVYGGSFNVPAPGQVAGAMSPGMGPGAAPGQVAGTMSPGMGPGAAPGQVAGAMSPGMGPGYAHGHQGMHGSHHWKKPNKWC; encoded by the coding sequence ATGAGACATCATAAAAGACCGCATTGCGGTTGCCCAAAACAAGTAGTATATCCGACCAAGCATAATTGTGTAAACAACTATTCAGAAAGTGAAGTTGATCACATCTATCCTTCACATACGACAATCATGAATCATCATACGGTTAAAAATAAACACATTTACCCACATTCCACTTCTGTACAAAATACGTCAAATAGTGTGGATGTGTATGGAGGTTCCTTTAATGTACCGGCTCCAGGTCAAGTAGCGGGAGCAATGTCCCCAGGTATGGGACCAGGTGCAGCACCAGGCCAAGTAGCGGGAACAATGTCCCCAGGTATGGGGCCGGGAGCAGCACCAGGCCAAGTAGCAGGAGCAATGTCTCCAGGTATGGGGCCAGGTTATGCGCATGGTCATCAAGGTATGCATGGGTCACATCATTGGAAGAAACCGAATAAATGGTGTTAA
- a CDS encoding SIMPL domain-containing protein, with amino-acid sequence MYPTYIWPGRQNGESMNRSIVVTGNGEVVVEPNMAVFQLSVITESESLSQAQQKNSEIMSKVIQALVEAGIPNEQIQTISYTVEPRYDYVEGKQIFRGYEVINTISVKNKQLEQTGYLIDLAVQNGVNRVSNVQFQVEDSEKFEKQALSIALEDAVAKAGVLARTMNTNISPIPVKIKEWRNEGPVLYKTMAVSQVQTPIEPGQIVIQAALEATFHY; translated from the coding sequence TTGTATCCTACGTATATATGGCCGGGCAGACAAAATGGCGAGAGTATGAATCGATCGATAGTAGTAACGGGAAATGGGGAAGTAGTTGTTGAGCCGAACATGGCTGTGTTTCAGCTATCGGTAATAACAGAGAGTGAATCACTAAGCCAAGCACAACAAAAAAATTCAGAAATAATGTCAAAAGTTATTCAAGCCTTAGTCGAGGCAGGTATTCCAAACGAGCAAATTCAAACCATATCGTACACTGTTGAGCCAAGGTATGATTATGTAGAAGGTAAGCAAATCTTTAGAGGCTATGAAGTAATTAATACAATTAGTGTAAAAAATAAGCAACTTGAACAAACCGGCTATTTAATTGACTTAGCTGTTCAGAATGGTGTGAACCGTGTCAGCAACGTTCAGTTTCAAGTGGAAGACTCCGAGAAGTTTGAGAAGCAGGCATTAAGTATCGCCCTAGAAGATGCAGTAGCTAAAGCTGGCGTATTGGCTAGGACAATGAATACTAACATTTCACCTATACCTGTAAAAATAAAGGAATGGAGAAATGAAGGACCAGTTCTATATAAAACTATGGCGGTCAGTCAGGTTCAAACACCAATAGAGCCAGGGCAGATTGTTATTCAGGCAGCTCTGGAAGCCACCTTTCACTATTAA
- a CDS encoding GNAT family N-acetyltransferase → MKFLIRKMKQDDILEVQHVAETSWHATYDGIIPRNIQDNFLKHAYSEEMLQQRIEISTIIVAEVGGKVVGFANFSSVSNEGVAELGAIYLLPEYQGDSIGTALLKKGITYLPEVKKIFINVEKDNEIGKKFYKAKGFEMISTFDENFDGHILKTIRMELTV, encoded by the coding sequence ATGAAATTTCTAATTAGAAAAATGAAGCAGGATGATATTTTAGAAGTACAACATGTTGCTGAAACAAGCTGGCATGCAACATATGATGGAATTATACCGAGGAACATTCAAGATAACTTTTTAAAACATGCATACAGTGAAGAAATGCTCCAACAACGAATCGAAATATCAACAATTATTGTTGCTGAAGTAGGCGGGAAAGTAGTTGGCTTTGCTAATTTCTCTTCTGTTTCTAACGAAGGAGTAGCAGAGCTGGGTGCAATTTATTTACTCCCTGAATATCAAGGTGATTCCATTGGCACAGCCCTTCTTAAAAAGGGAATAACCTATTTACCTGAGGTGAAAAAGATCTTTATTAATGTAGAAAAAGATAATGAAATAGGTAAGAAATTTTACAAAGCAAAAGGGTTTGAAATGATCTCTACCTTCGATGAGAATTTTGATGGCCATATTTTGAAAACTATTCGCATGGAATTAACAGTTTAA
- a CDS encoding VOC family protein → MNEKLLRVGTIYLPVRHLEEAAPWYVEKLGAKINYQDKEKAILELADQSFFLVKAKEGETANFNAANGKECFSLTFEVDGLEELKILHKDLKQKAVQVGDIEDRGHAGRNFVFTDLDGNKFDVWSELSPTFKQRMKEQ, encoded by the coding sequence TTGAATGAAAAGCTGTTAAGAGTGGGAACAATCTACTTACCTGTGCGTCACCTTGAAGAGGCAGCGCCGTGGTATGTCGAAAAGTTAGGGGCTAAAATAAATTATCAGGATAAAGAAAAGGCTATTCTAGAGCTTGCTGATCAAAGTTTTTTTCTCGTAAAAGCAAAGGAAGGAGAAACAGCCAATTTTAATGCAGCTAATGGAAAAGAATGTTTTTCTCTTACCTTCGAGGTAGATGGTTTAGAAGAATTAAAAATCCTACATAAAGATTTAAAACAAAAAGCTGTACAGGTTGGAGATATAGAAGACAGAGGGCATGCAGGAAGGAACTTTGTATTTACCGATCTGGATGGTAATAAGTTTGATGTTTGGAGTGAGTTAAGTCCTACCTTCAAACAAAGGATGAAGGAGCAATAA
- a CDS encoding ASCH domain-containing protein: MLHKMKLNERPFTDMKSGKKTIEVRLNDPKRQELSIGDRIEFRKLPELKEKIVVQVISLETFATFEAMYLAIPTQHFGDEGGSLSEMVEATYEIYSLSQEEKWGTLAIGVKLIKER, translated from the coding sequence ATGTTGCATAAAATGAAATTAAATGAACGCCCTTTTACTGATATGAAATCAGGCAAAAAGACAATTGAAGTTCGCTTAAATGATCCTAAAAGACAGGAATTATCTATAGGGGATAGGATTGAGTTTAGGAAACTGCCTGAGTTGAAAGAAAAGATAGTAGTTCAAGTGATTAGTCTGGAGACTTTTGCTACGTTCGAAGCGATGTATTTAGCGATACCAACTCAACACTTTGGGGATGAAGGTGGTTCTTTAAGTGAAATGGTGGAAGCTACTTATGAAATCTATTCCCTGAGTCAGGAAGAGAAATGGGGAACACTTGCAATCGGGGTGAAATTAATAAAAGAAAGGTGA
- a CDS encoding SLOG family protein: MKIITVTGYKPMELSIFKENDQRIEFIKAAIEKRLIGFIEEGLEWVIISGQMGVELWAAEVVMDLKERYNINLGIFPPFENQENRWPEHLQEKYQELTLVADFYKPIYQGDYKGAFQFKAKNMWLADKSDGCLLLMDDEFPGSNRFFHQAAKEVKKDYPIYVITPADLDDVVEELRMQNPDYWSG; this comes from the coding sequence ATGAAAATAATAACTGTGACTGGCTATAAGCCGATGGAATTAAGCATATTTAAGGAAAATGATCAACGAATTGAGTTTATTAAAGCAGCAATTGAAAAACGGTTAATTGGCTTTATAGAAGAGGGATTGGAATGGGTAATCATTTCAGGACAGATGGGGGTGGAATTATGGGCAGCTGAAGTAGTTATGGATCTGAAAGAAAGATATAATATTAATTTAGGGATATTCCCGCCATTCGAAAATCAAGAAAATCGTTGGCCAGAGCATTTACAGGAAAAGTATCAGGAACTTACGTTGGTTGCCGACTTTTATAAACCAATCTACCAAGGGGATTATAAGGGCGCTTTTCAATTTAAAGCAAAGAATATGTGGCTTGCTGATAAGAGTGATGGCTGCCTTTTACTAATGGATGATGAATTTCCAGGGAGTAATCGATTTTTCCATCAGGCAGCTAAAGAAGTGAAGAAGGATTATCCGATCTATGTGATAACTCCTGCTGATTTGGATGATGTTGTAGAGGAACTTCGTATGCAAAATCCAGATTATTGGTCTGGATAA
- a CDS encoding glycoside hydrolase domain-containing protein, whose protein sequence is MKKFDLLVFLGSLTVLAVSALFILNAGKQNDDTANDDEQTSGNEGNEIFWGVDSASKVDENMYQCVAENFGEPSVWGRYLGDIEGVSVGIDKAEAELLHQKDVDILAIYNAVTDATGQEAGIDHANRAIEIAKNLEIPDDVVLIVDIEPSFPVDTAFLEGWYDTITNSPYSPGVYGVFDEESDLLTAYKATEKKVQENMIVWTAFPQVGITTKENAPEYNPQGPENSMLYGWQYGIEADACAIDTNLFKEEIFDYLW, encoded by the coding sequence TTGAAGAAGTTTGACTTGCTCGTATTTTTGGGCTCGCTGACTGTGCTAGCCGTATCAGCACTTTTCATTTTGAATGCAGGTAAGCAGAATGATGATACTGCTAATGATGATGAACAGACATCAGGCAATGAAGGTAATGAAATTTTTTGGGGAGTAGATTCAGCCAGTAAGGTAGACGAAAATATGTATCAATGTGTAGCAGAAAATTTTGGAGAACCAAGTGTATGGGGAAGGTACCTTGGAGATATCGAGGGTGTTTCCGTTGGTATTGATAAAGCTGAGGCAGAATTATTACATCAAAAAGATGTAGACATTCTTGCAATTTATAATGCTGTAACAGATGCTACCGGACAGGAAGCAGGAATAGATCATGCCAATAGAGCAATTGAAATAGCAAAAAACTTAGAGATACCCGATGATGTTGTCCTTATTGTAGATATTGAGCCGAGTTTTCCAGTGGATACCGCTTTTCTTGAGGGCTGGTACGACACGATAACTAATTCTCCCTATTCCCCCGGGGTGTATGGCGTATTTGATGAAGAAAGTGATCTTCTGACAGCATATAAAGCTACAGAGAAAAAAGTACAAGAAAATATGATTGTGTGGACCGCTTTTCCTCAAGTGGGAATAACCACAAAAGAAAACGCTCCTGAATATAATCCCCAAGGTCCTGAAAATAGCATGCTTTACGGATGGCAATACGGAATTGAAGCGGATGCCTGTGCAATTGATACAAACTTATTTAAAGAAGAAATCTTTGATTATCTATGGTAA
- a CDS encoding aspartate/glutamate racemase family protein: MKRIGLLGGMSWESTSEYYRLINQGIQRQLGGLHSAECILNSVNFAEIERYQSLNEWEKAAEVLGDAAARLEMAGAAFIVICSNTMHKIAQDIEKFISIPILHIAEATVTRIKQQEIKNIGLLGTAYTMEQDFYKGTLRSHGMNVMIPGQTERKKINQIIFEQLCLGRLLPESRAFFHEVIKKLIEQGAEGIILGCTEIRLLVKQEDVALPLFDTTNIHAMEAVKISLGEEATKIE, from the coding sequence ATGAAACGAATTGGACTTCTTGGAGGTATGAGTTGGGAATCGACTTCTGAATATTATCGGTTAATTAACCAAGGAATACAGCGACAGCTTGGTGGGTTGCACTCAGCTGAATGCATTTTGAATAGTGTTAACTTCGCTGAGATAGAGAGATATCAATCGTTAAATGAATGGGAGAAAGCAGCGGAGGTTTTGGGTGATGCTGCAGCCAGATTAGAAATGGCTGGTGCTGCCTTTATTGTCATTTGCTCAAACACCATGCATAAGATCGCTCAAGATATAGAAAAATTTATCAGTATTCCTATTTTACATATTGCCGAAGCAACTGTTACCCGAATAAAACAGCAGGAGATAAAAAATATAGGCTTATTAGGAACTGCATATACAATGGAGCAGGACTTTTATAAGGGCACATTACGATCACACGGTATGAATGTAATGATACCAGGTCAAACAGAACGTAAAAAAATAAATCAAATTATATTTGAACAGCTCTGTCTCGGCCGACTGCTCCCAGAGTCACGTGCTTTTTTTCATGAGGTAATTAAAAAGTTAATAGAGCAAGGTGCAGAAGGTATTATATTAGGTTGTACAGAAATTAGGCTTTTGGTGAAACAAGAAGATGTTGCTCTGCCTTTATTTGATACGACAAACATTCATGCCATGGAAGCTGTGAAAATTTCATTAGGGGAAGAGGCGACGAAGATTGAATGA
- a CDS encoding N-acetyltransferase, translating to MEIKRIKDLEDAPMNLLLLADPSLKLVEDYLARGECYVAFEGESIVGVYVLLPRGLRFIELVNIAVKENMQGKGIGRKMILHAIENSKEKGYDVIQIGTGNSSIGQLALYQKCGFRIIGVRKDYFTDHYDEEIIENGIRCRDMLRLEKNLEKEG from the coding sequence ATGGAAATTAAAAGAATAAAAGATCTGGAAGATGCCCCAATGAATTTGTTGCTTCTTGCAGATCCTTCCTTAAAACTGGTAGAGGATTATCTTGCTAGAGGGGAATGTTACGTTGCATTTGAAGGTGAATCTATAGTAGGTGTATATGTTCTTCTTCCAAGAGGACTTCGTTTTATTGAACTGGTTAACATTGCTGTTAAGGAAAATATGCAAGGAAAAGGCATCGGTAGAAAAATGATTTTACATGCCATTGAAAATTCAAAAGAAAAAGGTTATGACGTGATCCAAATTGGTACTGGGAATTCCAGCATTGGACAACTTGCATTGTATCAGAAATGTGGTTTTCGCATTATCGGTGTTAGAAAGGATTATTTTACTGATCATTATGATGAAGAAATTATTGAAAATGGTATCAGGTGTAGAGATATGCTTCGTCTAGAAAAAAACTTGGAGAAAGAAGGCTAA
- a CDS encoding small acid-soluble spore protein P: MGGKPKGPKQQERPKLPQSPQQPYGEPLSGSKKVKQSNHTRQKHNPGHDM; encoded by the coding sequence ATGGGTGGAAAACCTAAAGGACCAAAGCAGCAAGAACGACCAAAATTACCACAAAGCCCCCAGCAACCATATGGAGAGCCTTTAAGTGGATCAAAGAAGGTAAAACAGTCAAATCATACGAGGCAAAAACATAATCCAGGTCATGATATGTAA
- a CDS encoding GNAT family N-acetyltransferase yields MERSSSRKSKISIRPYEPKDFDSINQLNKLEEWGNLVANSDELEKAWSHSNVTYIAELDGEIVGYVRGLTDEYITLFICELLIKKEHRGKGMGKELLNYVHQLYPKTRMELLASSTSRTFYEQKQFRPFYGYRKTISE; encoded by the coding sequence ATGGAGAGGAGTTCTAGTCGTAAATCGAAGATCTCTATTCGTCCTTATGAGCCAAAGGACTTTGATTCTATTAATCAACTCAACAAGTTAGAAGAGTGGGGCAATCTTGTAGCAAATTCGGATGAATTAGAAAAAGCCTGGTCTCATTCAAATGTGACTTATATTGCTGAACTGGATGGTGAAATAGTTGGCTATGTACGCGGGTTGACAGATGAATATATAACTCTTTTTATTTGTGAACTATTAATAAAAAAGGAACACAGGGGAAAAGGGATGGGTAAGGAATTATTAAATTATGTCCACCAATTATATCCGAAAACAAGAATGGAATTGTTGGCAAGCAGCACTTCCCGCACGTTCTATGAACAAAAACAATTTCGCCCTTTTTATGGTTATAGAAAAACAATTTCGGAATAG